From the bacterium genome, one window contains:
- the uxaC gene encoding glucuronate isomerase, which produces MVFLGEDYLLGNSTAKKIFEKIAHLPVVDPHNHANVKEIAENKKYPDPWQLFVGTDHYIWSVLRKCGADEEYITGNTSPFEKWMKMSESFPLIAGNPVYEWVHLDLKRYFGIEEVLNKKTGERIWNVLCEKLKLPENRPRELLEKAGVEVMCSTDDPLDILDYHRRINDETGKTIVRPSWRPDKIMKINAPWWKEYLSKLEDRFGIKCSSIKDIVNILKVSHNYFAEYGCVASDHGVEVPYPAITEEKDADKVFKKVLKGENITAEEVYIFADYLFGVMAELDAEKGWVFQLHMGAVRDTRKIIFDKLGPDSGVDVSNHYLDILAPLLKFLNRFDGRLKVVLYCLDASHQQTLATVSRAFGENIRLGSAWWFLDTPYGMKQQLKFIAAIELLSKHAGMVSDSRKILSYGSRFEMFRRVLSDVLGEMVEKGQMSEDVANDIAYRVSYTNPKEFFVL; this is translated from the coding sequence ATGGTCTTTTTAGGTGAGGACTATCTTTTAGGAAATAGTACAGCGAAAAAGATTTTTGAAAAGATTGCACACCTTCCTGTGGTTGACCCTCATAATCATGCAAATGTAAAGGAGATAGCGGAGAACAAAAAGTATCCTGACCCATGGCAACTTTTTGTAGGGACAGACCACTATATATGGAGTGTTTTAAGAAAGTGCGGAGCAGATGAGGAATATATCACAGGAAATACATCTCCTTTTGAGAAGTGGATGAAGATGTCAGAGTCCTTTCCTCTTATTGCTGGTAATCCTGTCTATGAGTGGGTTCATCTTGACCTTAAAAGATATTTCGGGATAGAAGAAGTTTTAAATAAAAAGACAGGTGAAAGGATATGGAATGTGCTGTGTGAAAAACTTAAACTTCCTGAAAACAGACCGAGAGAACTTTTAGAGAAGGCAGGGGTTGAGGTGATGTGTTCTACGGATGACCCTTTAGATATACTGGATTACCATAGACGGATTAATGATGAAACAGGAAAAACAATAGTAAGGCCGAGCTGGAGACCTGATAAGATAATGAAGATAAACGCTCCCTGGTGGAAAGAATACCTTTCTAAACTTGAGGATAGATTTGGTATAAAATGTTCTTCAATAAAAGACATTGTAAATATCCTTAAGGTATCCCATAACTATTTTGCTGAATACGGTTGTGTCGCAAGCGACCATGGTGTGGAGGTTCCTTATCCTGCAATAACTGAAGAAAAGGATGCAGATAAAGTTTTCAAGAAAGTACTTAAAGGAGAGAATATAACTGCTGAGGAGGTATACATATTTGCTGACTATCTTTTTGGGGTGATGGCAGAACTGGATGCTGAGAAGGGCTGGGTCTTTCAACTGCATATGGGTGCGGTAAGGGATACGAGGAAGATTATATTTGATAAACTTGGTCCTGATTCAGGTGTGGATGTCTCCAATCATTATCTTGATATACTTGCTCCACTTCTAAAATTTCTTAACAGGTTTGATGGAAGATTAAAGGTTGTCCTTTACTGCCTTGATGCATCCCATCAGCAGACACTTGCAACTGTTTCAAGAGCGTTTGGAGAAAATATACGGCTAGGTTCTGCCTGGTGGTTTCTTGATACCCCTTATGGGATGAAACAGCAGTTAAAATTTATAGCAGCCATAGAACTCCTCTCTAAACATGCAGGTATGGTATCTGACTCAAGGAAGATTCTTTCCTATGGTTCAAGGTTTGAGATGTTCAGAAGGGTACTTTCTGATGTGCTCGGTGAAATGGTTGAGAAAGGACAGATGTCTGAAGATGTTGCTAATGATATTGCTTACAGGGTTTCTTATACAAACCCAAAAGAGTTTTTTGTTCTTTAA
- a CDS encoding M55 family metallopeptidase, with product MKVYIQTDIEGISGFISFEDIHTQTVENFYHRQRMYRLLTGEVNSAVKGAKQAGADTIYINDSHGSGYNIIFEELEPGCEVIHGRGSHFPEWLTDLAGSDVLVLIGMHAMAGELDAVCPHTKWVVESKEGIIYLSEASMAMALAGDLGIPAVFISGDQVVTEEVKKKNPDIFTAVVKHSYGPNCCRSLVPKVVHKMISEGVKKGIEKRDKIKPYIIRGPLTINLLTSPGYIPPLKPSLKTPVKGKNITEAFNSILKKFTWASFGKKEMDWYMYPTNLSGKKPPDRK from the coding sequence ATGAAGGTCTATATCCAGACAGATATTGAAGGTATTTCTGGTTTTATCTCTTTTGAAGATATACATACCCAGACAGTTGAGAATTTCTATCACAGACAGAGGATGTACCGTCTTTTAACAGGTGAGGTAAATTCTGCAGTAAAAGGAGCAAAACAGGCAGGTGCAGATACAATATATATCAATGACAGTCATGGCTCTGGATATAATATTATCTTTGAAGAACTTGAGCCAGGATGTGAGGTTATACATGGGAGAGGGTCCCATTTTCCTGAATGGCTTACAGACCTTGCTGGCTCTGATGTTTTAGTTCTTATAGGTATGCATGCGATGGCTGGTGAACTGGATGCTGTCTGTCCCCATACAAAATGGGTTGTTGAGTCAAAGGAAGGTATTATCTATCTCAGTGAGGCATCTATGGCGATGGCTCTTGCAGGAGACCTCGGAATTCCTGCGGTCTTTATCAGTGGAGACCAGGTTGTGACAGAAGAGGTAAAAAAGAAAAATCCAGATATATTTACAGCGGTTGTTAAACATAGTTATGGTCCTAACTGCTGTCGTTCATTAGTCCCTAAAGTAGTACATAAGATGATAAGTGAAGGTGTAAAAAAAGGAATAGAAAAAAGGGATAAAATAAAGCCATATATTATAAGGGGACCTTTGACTATTAATCTTCTTACCTCCCCTGGATATATTCCTCCTTTAAAACCTTCACTAAAAACTCCTGTGAAGGGGAAGAATATAACAGAAGCTTTTAACAGCATATTAAAAAAATTCACCTGGG